One region of Termitidicoccus mucosus genomic DNA includes:
- a CDS encoding ArsR/SmtB family transcription factor: MSQKKPMPMDEDALQLVARRFAVLGEPTRLRILQALMTGERPVGEIVDATGGTQTNISRHLQTLAATGLVARRREGLQVFYAVADPMVHELCALVCGGLRREFADRAARFG, from the coding sequence ATGTCGCAAAAGAAACCGATGCCAATGGACGAGGATGCGCTGCAACTGGTCGCCCGCCGTTTCGCCGTGCTCGGTGAACCCACCCGCCTGCGCATCCTTCAGGCGCTTATGACGGGTGAGCGCCCTGTCGGCGAGATCGTGGACGCTACCGGTGGCACCCAGACCAACATTTCCCGGCATTTGCAGACTCTTGCCGCTACCGGCCTCGTTGCCCGCCGACGCGAGGGCTTGCAAGTCTTCTACGCAGTGGCTGACCCCATGGTCCACGAGCTTTGTGCGCTCGTCTGCGGTGGCCTCCGTCGCGAGTTCGCCGACCGCGCCGCTCGCTTCGGCTGA